A single genomic interval of Microbacterium hydrocarbonoxydans harbors:
- the corA gene encoding magnesium/cobalt transporter CorA: MAIIDNAIYVDGIRTENPRSLSETFEALRDRGGMSWIGLYRPSEAEIREVAEEFGIHALVVEDALSGHQRSKLERYGDVLFMVLRSARYLDAAEEVEFGEIHVLVGPDFVVTIRHAESPDLGRVRRRLEGDPALLKLGPEAVLYAILDEVVDEYAPVLAGLENDIDEIESQLFEDEVDATQRIYELGREVIDFQRAVQPLAGMLDALLRGSTKYEVDEELQRYLRDVLDHTLRVSERANTFRTVLDNALTVESTIVARRQNEEMRRMTELSIRQNDEVKKISGWAAILFAPTLVGTVYGMNFDHMPELHWVLGYPMALGLMIAMGFGLYWVFRRKGWL, from the coding sequence ATGGCGATCATCGACAACGCGATCTACGTCGACGGCATCCGCACGGAGAATCCGCGGAGCCTGAGCGAGACCTTCGAGGCGCTGCGTGACCGCGGCGGGATGAGCTGGATCGGCCTGTACCGGCCGAGCGAGGCCGAGATCCGCGAGGTCGCCGAGGAGTTCGGCATCCACGCCCTCGTCGTCGAGGACGCGCTCTCCGGGCATCAGCGTTCGAAGCTCGAGCGCTACGGCGACGTGCTCTTCATGGTGCTGCGCTCCGCTCGGTACCTCGACGCGGCGGAGGAGGTCGAGTTCGGGGAGATCCATGTGCTCGTCGGACCGGACTTCGTCGTCACCATCCGCCATGCGGAATCGCCCGATCTCGGTCGTGTGCGCCGCCGGCTCGAGGGCGACCCTGCCCTGCTGAAGCTCGGGCCCGAAGCCGTCCTCTACGCGATTCTCGACGAGGTCGTCGACGAGTACGCGCCTGTTCTCGCAGGTCTCGAGAACGACATCGACGAGATCGAGAGCCAGCTGTTCGAGGACGAGGTCGACGCCACGCAGCGCATCTACGAGCTGGGACGCGAGGTGATCGACTTCCAGCGAGCGGTGCAGCCCCTCGCCGGCATGCTCGACGCGCTGCTGCGCGGCTCGACCAAGTACGAGGTCGACGAAGAGCTGCAGCGGTACCTGCGCGACGTCCTCGACCACACGCTGCGCGTCTCTGAGCGCGCCAACACCTTCCGCACGGTGCTCGACAACGCGCTGACCGTCGAATCGACGATCGTGGCCCGACGCCAGAACGAGGAGATGCGGCGGATGACCGAGCTCAGCATCCGCCAGAACGACGAGGTGAAGAAGATCTCCGGGTGGGCGGCGATCCTCTTCGCCCCGACGCTGGTCGGCACGGTGTACGGCATGAACTTCGACCACATGCCCGAGCTGCACTGGGTGCTCGGCTACCCGATGGCCCTCGGACTGATGATCGCCATGGGGTTCGGGCTGTACTGGGTCTTCCGGCGCAAGGGCTGGCTGTAA
- a CDS encoding alpha/beta hydrolase has product MNSTDKTPIVLIHGLWMTPKSWNTWAERFRAQGHEVIIPGWPGIDDRSVEDIRRDPSALKGIGLEEIADNYERIIRALPVKPIIMGHSFGGVLTQMLADRGLGAAYVGVAPGQTAGVTALPLSTLWTGTPILSNPFGINGAKPLSKRHFHFTFGNDLSRRASDALWEEYAVNSYNRVFFEGVTSVLNEKGGVTHVDYARADRAPLLVITGEIDHVVPPAIGRAIVKKYRSSGSPAIVDYKEYAGRTHRLVSQDGWEEIADYALTWAVAHATASVA; this is encoded by the coding sequence ATGAACAGCACCGACAAGACCCCGATCGTCCTGATCCACGGACTCTGGATGACACCGAAGAGCTGGAACACGTGGGCCGAGCGGTTCCGCGCTCAGGGCCACGAGGTGATCATCCCGGGGTGGCCAGGGATCGATGACCGCTCGGTCGAGGACATCCGCCGCGACCCGTCGGCTCTCAAGGGCATCGGGCTCGAGGAGATCGCCGACAACTACGAGCGCATCATCCGCGCGCTCCCCGTCAAGCCCATCATCATGGGGCACTCCTTCGGCGGCGTCCTCACTCAGATGCTCGCCGACCGCGGCCTCGGCGCCGCCTACGTGGGCGTGGCCCCGGGACAGACCGCCGGCGTGACCGCGCTGCCCCTCTCGACCCTGTGGACCGGAACCCCGATCCTCTCGAACCCCTTCGGCATCAACGGAGCCAAGCCGCTCTCAAAGCGCCACTTCCACTTCACGTTCGGCAACGATCTGTCGCGCAGGGCATCCGACGCGCTGTGGGAGGAGTACGCGGTGAACTCGTACAACAGGGTCTTCTTCGAAGGCGTGACCTCGGTGCTCAACGAGAAGGGCGGAGTCACGCATGTCGACTACGCACGCGCCGACCGCGCACCGCTGCTCGTCATCACCGGCGAGATCGACCACGTGGTGCCGCCGGCCATCGGTCGCGCGATCGTCAAGAAGTACCGCTCCAGCGGCAGCCCCGCCATCGTCGACTACAAGGAGTATGCGGGACGCACCCATCGCCTCGTCAGCCAGGACGGCTGGGAGGAGATCGCCGACTACGCGCTCACCTGGGCGGTGGCGCACGCGACAGCATCCGTCGCGTGA
- a CDS encoding APC family permease has product MTSDTAKAQHEPTRLRRAITGPLLFAFILGDVLGAGIYALMGVLSEKVGGMLWAPLLLALLLALLTAGSYAELVTKYPRAGGASVFAERAFHSPVVSFLVGFSMLAAGVTSAAGLAIAFAGDYLGTFFDLPTIPVAIVFLAIVAALNARGIRESLGANLVMTAIELSGLVIVIVVVGIFVGGGGGDTSRLTQAPEGTPVAMAVLAGAVIAYYSFVGFETSANMIEEVKDPRRTYPRALFGALFTAGAVYVLVGIASSVALPASELQESSGPLLSVVEAAGASIPSWLFSLIALIAVANGALLTMIMVSRLTYGMAEQNLLPSALGRVLPKRKTPWVAILTTTLVAMGLTLVGDLATLAETVVLLLLIVFLSVNVSVLVLRRDHVEHDHFRIWTVIPVLGIASCILLLTQQRPVVWLFGAILLAVGAVLYLLARWGRKRSEGTRAAHTTEDPTSETPKENHEHA; this is encoded by the coding sequence ATGACCTCTGACACCGCGAAGGCGCAGCACGAGCCCACTCGGCTGCGTCGCGCCATCACCGGCCCCCTCCTGTTCGCTTTCATCCTCGGCGACGTGCTCGGCGCCGGCATCTACGCGCTCATGGGCGTGCTCTCCGAGAAGGTCGGCGGGATGCTGTGGGCTCCGCTCCTGCTCGCGCTGCTGCTGGCCCTGCTCACCGCCGGCTCGTACGCCGAGCTGGTCACGAAGTACCCCAGGGCGGGCGGCGCCTCCGTGTTCGCCGAGCGCGCCTTCCACAGCCCGGTGGTGTCGTTCCTCGTGGGATTCAGCATGCTCGCCGCCGGAGTCACGAGTGCCGCCGGTCTCGCGATCGCGTTCGCCGGCGACTATCTGGGCACGTTCTTCGACCTCCCGACGATCCCGGTCGCGATCGTGTTCCTCGCGATCGTCGCCGCACTGAACGCCCGCGGCATCCGGGAGTCGCTCGGCGCGAACCTCGTGATGACCGCGATCGAGCTGAGCGGTCTCGTCATCGTCATCGTGGTGGTGGGGATCTTCGTCGGCGGCGGCGGTGGCGACACCTCGCGGCTCACCCAGGCGCCCGAGGGCACCCCGGTCGCGATGGCCGTCCTGGCCGGCGCCGTCATCGCGTACTACTCCTTCGTCGGCTTCGAGACCTCCGCCAACATGATCGAGGAGGTCAAGGACCCGCGGCGCACGTATCCGCGCGCCCTGTTCGGTGCGCTGTTCACCGCCGGAGCCGTGTATGTGCTCGTCGGCATCGCGAGCTCCGTCGCCCTTCCGGCATCCGAGCTGCAGGAGTCCAGCGGACCGCTGCTCTCGGTGGTCGAGGCCGCCGGCGCGAGCATCCCCTCCTGGCTGTTCAGCCTGATCGCGCTCATCGCGGTCGCCAACGGCGCCCTCCTCACGATGATCATGGTGAGCCGGCTCACCTACGGGATGGCGGAGCAGAACCTGCTGCCGTCGGCGCTGGGGCGAGTACTCCCGAAGCGCAAGACCCCGTGGGTCGCGATCCTCACCACGACCCTTGTCGCCATGGGCCTCACCCTGGTCGGCGACCTGGCGACCCTCGCCGAGACCGTGGTGCTGCTCCTGCTGATCGTCTTCCTGAGCGTCAACGTGTCGGTCCTGGTCCTGCGGCGCGACCACGTCGAGCACGACCACTTCCGCATCTGGACCGTGATCCCGGTGCTCGGGATCGCCTCCTGCATCCTGCTCCTCACCCAGCAGCGGCCCGTCGTCTGGCTGTTCGGGGCGATCCTGCTGGCGGTGGGCGCCGTGCTCTACCTGCTGGCACGGTGGGGCAGGAAGCGGAGCGAGGGCACCCGTGCCGCACACACGACCGAAGACCCTACGTCCGAGACTCCGAAGGAGAACCATGAGCACGCCTGA
- a CDS encoding serine hydrolase domain-containing protein codes for MQLLSSRRFRAAAAGVAVLGLFLTGCTAEPDFTYEPPAQVDGALPDDTVAAMEAAVTNALTASGATGAVVGVWVPWSGSWVTGIGTQDPGAGAEISTDMAFRVADVTRLMTCDVLYGLADDGIVELDAPVPEYVSGVADMKDITLLDLCNGTSGAGSSEGTAKSAWLNTPERVWAPLELASYGLGASRGTPHTTYRNSDSGYLILGLALERASGLTASELIAQYVTEPLGLEHTSLPGTAAAKPASSGPVMNGHYLSAVEGGYNCAAPVDITTLSSSTGYTDSGVVSTIADLGRYAQAEAKQALRTEKEPDRFGAPLPVSDKAPSWYQATGGGLLVGSMVGQFGWTPGYQTAAFSDPETGFTVAVSLNDSTTGGSTAAYLSWELAAIASKAPAASGETAPDFGLPFTAEQYHKSITDSAIACVAPPAG; via the coding sequence ATGCAGCTTCTCTCGTCGCGCAGGTTCCGCGCAGCAGCGGCCGGCGTCGCCGTGCTCGGACTCTTCCTCACCGGATGCACCGCTGAGCCCGACTTCACCTATGAGCCGCCCGCACAGGTCGACGGCGCCCTGCCCGACGACACGGTCGCCGCGATGGAGGCGGCCGTCACCAACGCGCTGACCGCATCCGGTGCCACGGGCGCCGTGGTGGGCGTCTGGGTGCCGTGGAGCGGCAGCTGGGTGACCGGCATCGGCACGCAGGATCCCGGCGCAGGGGCGGAGATCAGCACCGACATGGCCTTCCGCGTCGCCGACGTCACGCGGCTGATGACGTGCGACGTGCTGTACGGCCTCGCCGACGACGGCATCGTCGAGCTCGACGCCCCGGTGCCCGAATACGTCTCGGGTGTCGCCGACATGAAGGACATCACGCTGCTCGACCTGTGCAACGGCACGAGCGGTGCCGGCTCCTCCGAGGGGACCGCGAAGTCGGCGTGGCTGAACACCCCCGAGCGGGTGTGGGCGCCTCTCGAACTCGCGTCGTACGGCCTGGGTGCGAGCCGCGGAACGCCGCACACGACCTACCGCAACTCCGATTCCGGGTACCTGATCCTCGGCCTCGCCCTCGAGCGGGCGTCGGGCCTCACGGCATCCGAGCTCATCGCCCAGTACGTGACCGAGCCCCTCGGTCTCGAGCACACGTCGCTTCCGGGCACGGCGGCGGCCAAGCCCGCCAGCTCCGGTCCGGTCATGAACGGCCACTACCTGTCGGCGGTCGAGGGCGGCTACAACTGCGCCGCTCCCGTCGACATCACGACCCTCTCGTCGAGCACGGGATACACCGATTCGGGCGTCGTCTCCACGATCGCCGACCTGGGTCGCTATGCGCAGGCCGAGGCGAAGCAGGCACTCCGCACCGAGAAGGAGCCTGACCGCTTCGGAGCGCCTCTGCCGGTGAGCGACAAGGCGCCCTCGTGGTACCAGGCGACCGGCGGCGGCCTGCTCGTCGGGTCGATGGTCGGGCAGTTCGGGTGGACGCCCGGGTATCAGACCGCCGCCTTCTCCGACCCCGAGACCGGATTCACGGTGGCGGTGTCGCTGAACGACTCCACCACCGGCGGGTCGACCGCGGCGTACCTCTCGTGGGAGCTCGCGGCGATCGCCTCCAAGGCACCTGCCGCGTCCGGCGAGACGGCTCCCGACTTCGGTCTGCCGTTCACCGCCGAGCAGTACCACAAGAGCATCACCGACTCGGCGATCGCCTGCGTCGCACCTCCTGCCGGCTGA
- a CDS encoding HU family DNA-binding protein, with protein MADKSITKTELVASIASATGQSQATVSGVLDALFSSVSDAVAKGSKVSIPGWISFEQVATAARTGRNPQTGAEIKIPAGHRVKVTAGSKLKAAVK; from the coding sequence ATGGCTGACAAGTCCATCACCAAGACCGAGCTCGTCGCGAGCATCGCTTCTGCCACCGGCCAGAGCCAGGCCACCGTCTCGGGTGTCCTCGACGCGCTGTTCTCCTCGGTCTCCGACGCTGTTGCCAAGGGCAGCAAGGTCTCGATCCCGGGCTGGATCTCGTTCGAGCAGGTCGCGACCGCAGCTCGCACGGGCCGCAACCCGCAGACCGGCGCCGAGATCAAGATCCCGGCCGGCCACCGCGTCAAGGTGACCGCTGGTTCCAAGCTCAAGGCTGCCGTCAAGTAA
- a CDS encoding GOLPH3/VPS74 family protein, with amino-acid sequence MLIVEELHMLLLRPDGRTESAVSVNRLYGEVAAVIVDLALHGRVTVSDEKNPVVEIVSMEPTGNPILDTTLQRLVPLRGKRLQSLVARPKLDPLEIVVESLVMQGVLVRGERGFFGWGSARTPESDPGPEHLLRSRLAAVLAGTAAPTQADLALLSILQNLDAAHAILREESGGLSSRELKKRITELTAGSAAGDAVAKAVHDAIAAAMVAIMTPTIVAATIT; translated from the coding sequence ATGCTGATCGTCGAGGAACTGCACATGCTGCTGCTGCGGCCTGATGGCCGCACCGAGAGCGCCGTGAGCGTGAACCGTCTGTACGGCGAGGTCGCCGCCGTCATCGTGGACCTCGCCCTGCACGGTCGTGTCACGGTGTCGGACGAGAAGAACCCGGTCGTCGAGATCGTGTCGATGGAGCCGACGGGCAACCCGATCCTCGACACGACACTGCAACGGCTGGTGCCCCTGCGCGGCAAGCGGCTGCAGTCGCTGGTCGCGCGACCGAAGCTCGATCCGCTCGAGATCGTGGTCGAGTCGCTCGTGATGCAGGGTGTGCTCGTGCGGGGAGAGCGCGGCTTCTTCGGATGGGGCTCCGCACGCACGCCGGAGTCCGACCCCGGACCCGAGCACCTGCTCCGGTCGCGGCTCGCTGCCGTCCTCGCCGGCACGGCCGCCCCCACCCAGGCCGATCTGGCGCTGCTGTCGATCCTGCAGAACCTCGATGCCGCGCACGCGATCCTCCGCGAGGAGAGCGGCGGCCTGTCGTCGCGGGAGCTGAAGAAGCGGATCACCGAGCTCACGGCCGGATCGGCGGCGGGGGATGCGGTCGCCAAGGCCGTGCACGATGCGATCGCCGCCGCCATGGTGGCCATCATGACGCCGACGATCGTGGCCGCGACCATCACCTGA
- a CDS encoding DUF2470 domain-containing protein, producing MPHIFDADVVSAILSHMNGDHTDDNLLIARAFSPEDSGEITGAVMTGLDGEGGTWEVTRGDETSELRVAWPSGSISERPAVRREVVALYDLACERLGVEPRPHA from the coding sequence ATGCCCCACATCTTCGATGCCGACGTCGTCTCCGCCATCCTCAGCCACATGAACGGCGACCACACCGACGACAACCTCCTCATCGCCCGCGCCTTCTCACCCGAGGACAGCGGCGAGATCACCGGCGCGGTGATGACCGGTCTCGACGGCGAGGGCGGCACCTGGGAGGTCACCCGCGGGGACGAGACCTCGGAACTGCGCGTCGCCTGGCCCTCCGGCTCGATCAGCGAGCGGCCCGCCGTCCGGCGCGAAGTCGTGGCGCTGTACGACCTCGCCTGTGAGCGACTGGGCGTGGAGCCGCGCCCGCACGCCTGA
- a CDS encoding cytochrome c oxidase assembly protein, whose translation MSVRTVQNPTASAYRAGGVGILLAAGLIGVLIALLIGGGAAPLLLQDPGPFVRWATPIVKLVMNIASAAMLGSLVLALFALRSEEKSFDIALNTASAGAAVFTVSAGISGFFTFMAAFNPQLSAEREFGEQLGRFLLELPLGQSWLITTIIGAVVTVLAFAWRTWTPTLITAILAAISFLPLATQGHSGELAGHNTAVNSILLHTIGASVWLGGLLVVVILRGRSGIGTANLVSRYSSLAIAAFAVVAVSGVARSVVALGDISQLWTPYGTILLAKVVLLIALGMLGAWYRIRLIPRLEGSGAARWFWMLVLGELALMGLASGAAAALARTPPPTGEENAFVQTPAENLTRSPLPPEFTIDRWFTAWDIDVLWLVAAGFGLFLYLAGVRRLRQRGDRWPIHRTVFWVLGLLLLIWVTGGPINAYQEYLFSVHMLGHMMLSMAIPLLLVSGAPITLALRAVHKRDDGTRGGREWILWAVHSPFSRVVTHPFVAAGIFILSLWAFYFTDLVRWSMYEHLGHEWMVAHFLISGYLFVMSLVGADPVPYRLPYPGRLITLIAIMAMHAFFGIAIMMQEGLMVADWFGSMGRTWGPTPIDDQYIGGGIAWSIGEIPTLILAITVAIQWSRSDTKLQKRRDRHADRTGEAELEEYNAQLAALAERDRRQAERQAR comes from the coding sequence GTGAGTGTCCGCACCGTGCAGAATCCGACAGCCTCCGCGTATCGCGCGGGCGGCGTCGGCATCCTGCTCGCGGCGGGCCTGATCGGCGTGCTGATCGCGCTCCTGATCGGCGGAGGCGCGGCACCGCTGCTGCTGCAGGACCCCGGTCCCTTCGTGCGGTGGGCGACCCCGATCGTCAAGCTCGTGATGAACATCGCCTCGGCGGCGATGCTCGGCTCGCTCGTGCTCGCGCTGTTCGCGCTGCGCAGTGAGGAGAAGTCGTTCGACATCGCCCTGAACACGGCCTCCGCGGGTGCCGCCGTGTTCACGGTCTCTGCCGGGATCAGCGGGTTCTTCACGTTCATGGCGGCCTTCAACCCGCAGCTCAGCGCGGAACGCGAGTTCGGGGAGCAGCTCGGACGCTTCCTGCTCGAACTGCCTCTGGGTCAGTCCTGGCTGATCACGACGATCATCGGCGCCGTCGTCACGGTGCTCGCGTTCGCCTGGCGCACCTGGACGCCCACGCTCATCACGGCCATCCTCGCCGCGATCTCATTCCTGCCGCTCGCCACGCAGGGGCACTCCGGCGAGCTGGCCGGACACAACACGGCCGTGAACTCGATCCTGCTCCACACGATCGGCGCATCGGTCTGGCTCGGCGGCCTCCTGGTCGTCGTGATCCTGCGGGGCCGTTCCGGCATCGGCACCGCGAACCTCGTGAGCCGATACTCGAGCCTGGCGATCGCGGCGTTCGCCGTCGTGGCCGTCTCGGGTGTCGCGCGTTCCGTCGTGGCGCTCGGCGACATCTCCCAGCTGTGGACGCCGTACGGCACCATCCTCCTCGCGAAGGTCGTGCTGCTGATCGCTCTCGGCATGCTCGGCGCCTGGTACCGCATCCGCCTGATCCCTCGGCTGGAAGGCTCAGGGGCGGCGCGCTGGTTCTGGATGCTGGTGCTCGGTGAACTCGCGCTGATGGGCCTCGCCTCGGGCGCCGCCGCAGCGCTGGCGCGCACCCCGCCGCCCACCGGCGAGGAGAACGCCTTCGTGCAGACGCCGGCCGAGAACCTCACCCGCTCGCCGCTGCCTCCCGAGTTCACGATCGACCGCTGGTTCACGGCCTGGGACATCGACGTGCTCTGGCTCGTGGCGGCCGGCTTCGGACTCTTCCTCTACCTCGCCGGTGTCCGTCGGCTGCGCCAGCGCGGCGACCGCTGGCCGATCCATCGCACGGTCTTCTGGGTGCTGGGCCTGCTGCTGCTGATCTGGGTCACGGGTGGCCCGATCAACGCGTATCAGGAGTACCTCTTCAGCGTGCACATGCTCGGGCACATGATGCTGTCGATGGCGATCCCGCTGCTGCTCGTCTCCGGCGCGCCGATCACGCTGGCGCTCCGCGCGGTCCACAAGCGCGACGACGGCACACGCGGTGGTCGCGAGTGGATCCTCTGGGCCGTGCACTCGCCGTTCTCGCGGGTCGTCACACATCCGTTCGTCGCGGCCGGCATCTTCATCCTGTCGCTGTGGGCCTTCTACTTCACCGACCTGGTGCGCTGGTCGATGTACGAGCACCTGGGTCACGAGTGGATGGTCGCGCACTTCCTGATCTCGGGCTACCTGTTCGTGATGAGCCTGGTCGGTGCCGACCCCGTACCGTACCGGCTGCCGTACCCCGGTCGGCTCATCACCCTGATCGCCATCATGGCCATGCACGCGTTCTTCGGCATCGCGATCATGATGCAGGAGGGCCTCATGGTGGCCGACTGGTTCGGCTCGATGGGTCGCACCTGGGGGCCGACGCCGATCGATGACCAGTACATCGGGGGTGGCATCGCCTGGTCGATCGGCGAGATCCCGACTCTGATCCTGGCGATCACGGTCGCGATCCAGTGGAGCCGCAGCGACACGAAGCTGCAGAAGCGACGCGACCGGCACGCGGACCGCACCGGGGAGGCCGAGCTGGAGGAGTACAACGCCCAGCTCGCGGCCCTCGCCGAGCGGGATCGCCGTCAGGCCGAGCGCCAAGCGCGCTGA
- a CDS encoding ATP-dependent DNA helicase, with protein sequence MSLPALSEEQQELFRLIEDTSEHVFITGRAGTGKSTLLQYFSWNTKKQIAICAPTGVAALNVEGQTIHSLFRLPIGLIGDSDIDQNDNTRRILNAIETLVIDEISMVNADLMDAIDRSLRQARGKRGIPFGGVQIVMFGDPYQLAPVPPRGDELRYVKDHYRSFWFFDAKVWAGSAGGEAEDEDGGLFAVDTRAELHVRELVQIHRQSDDGFKAMLNAVRYGRVTAEIAGVLNTQGARTPPDPEPGEVPMITLATRNDIVNSINSRHLAALPGKEQTARAEVSGEFGRGEASLPAESELKLKIGAQVMFLRNDTSMSGEPPRWVNGTIGTVVRILGETVRVEIDGEEVDVEPAVWERFRYSYEPSTKKLTRDVVAEFTQFPLRLAWAVTIHKSQGKTYDRAIIDLGSGAFAPGQTYVALSRLTSLDGLYLSRPLRPSDIRVDEDVRRFMRDAWLAASTPEVGKG encoded by the coding sequence GTGTCGCTTCCCGCCCTGTCCGAAGAGCAGCAAGAGCTGTTCCGGCTGATCGAGGACACCAGCGAGCACGTCTTCATCACCGGGCGCGCGGGCACGGGCAAGTCGACGCTGCTGCAGTACTTCTCATGGAACACGAAGAAGCAGATCGCGATCTGCGCACCGACCGGCGTCGCCGCGCTGAACGTCGAGGGTCAGACGATCCATTCGCTGTTCCGCCTGCCGATCGGCCTGATCGGCGATTCGGACATCGACCAGAACGACAACACCCGCCGCATCCTCAACGCGATCGAGACGCTGGTGATCGATGAGATCTCCATGGTCAACGCTGACCTGATGGATGCGATCGACCGCTCTCTGCGCCAGGCGCGGGGCAAGCGGGGCATCCCGTTCGGCGGAGTGCAGATCGTCATGTTCGGCGATCCGTACCAGCTGGCACCTGTACCGCCGCGCGGTGACGAGCTGCGGTACGTGAAGGACCACTACCGATCGTTCTGGTTCTTCGACGCGAAGGTGTGGGCAGGATCCGCCGGGGGAGAGGCGGAGGACGAGGACGGTGGGCTGTTCGCCGTCGACACCCGTGCCGAGCTCCACGTGCGCGAGCTCGTGCAGATCCACCGGCAGTCCGACGACGGGTTCAAGGCGATGCTGAACGCGGTGCGGTACGGGCGGGTCACCGCCGAGATCGCCGGCGTCCTCAACACACAGGGCGCGCGGACGCCCCCCGATCCCGAGCCCGGCGAGGTGCCGATGATCACCCTCGCCACGCGCAACGACATCGTCAACAGCATCAACAGCCGGCACCTCGCAGCTCTGCCGGGCAAGGAGCAGACCGCGCGCGCCGAGGTGAGCGGGGAGTTCGGCCGCGGTGAGGCGTCGCTTCCCGCCGAATCAGAGCTGAAGCTCAAGATCGGCGCCCAGGTGATGTTCCTGCGCAACGACACGTCGATGTCGGGGGAGCCGCCCCGGTGGGTGAACGGCACGATCGGCACCGTGGTCCGCATCCTCGGCGAGACCGTGCGCGTCGAGATCGACGGCGAGGAGGTCGACGTCGAACCGGCGGTCTGGGAACGGTTCCGGTACTCGTACGAGCCCAGCACGAAGAAGCTGACCCGCGACGTGGTCGCCGAGTTCACGCAGTTCCCGCTGCGCCTGGCCTGGGCCGTCACGATCCACAAGTCGCAGGGCAAGACCTACGACCGCGCGATCATCGATCTCGGCTCGGGAGCCTTCGCCCCGGGGCAGACCTACGTCGCGCTCTCGCGCCTCACCTCGCTCGACGGTCTCTACCTGTCGAGGCCGCTGCGCCCGAGCGACATCCGCGTCGACGAGGACGTGCGACGCTTCATGCGCGATGCGTGGCTCGCGGCATCCACCCCCGAAGTCGGCAAGGGCTGA
- a CDS encoding heme oxygenase (biliverdin-producing), translating to MSEILSFSAALRERSSGSHSRSEGAGFMSDLLKGEGSREDYIALVAQHYFIYEALEGAGERMRHDPVASVFISDKLTRLPALEADLEFLVGPDWREQIVALPTTQRYVERIRQVGATWAGGFVAHHYTRYLGDLSGGIFIGRVMARRFGFETNGIGFYLFDDIADPSAFKDVYREQLDAAPWDDAERERVIDEVLLAYRFNTELFEDLDRARIAA from the coding sequence ATGTCCGAGATCCTCTCCTTCTCCGCAGCCCTCCGTGAGCGCTCCTCCGGATCGCACTCCCGCAGTGAGGGCGCGGGCTTCATGTCCGACCTGCTCAAGGGCGAGGGGTCACGAGAGGACTACATCGCCCTCGTCGCACAGCACTACTTCATCTACGAAGCGCTCGAAGGGGCAGGCGAGCGGATGCGCCACGACCCCGTGGCATCCGTCTTCATCAGCGACAAGCTCACCCGCCTTCCCGCTCTCGAGGCGGACCTCGAATTCCTCGTCGGGCCGGACTGGCGGGAGCAGATCGTCGCCCTGCCGACCACGCAGCGCTACGTCGAGCGCATCCGCCAGGTCGGTGCCACCTGGGCGGGCGGATTCGTCGCCCACCACTACACCCGCTACCTGGGCGACCTGTCCGGCGGCATCTTCATCGGCCGCGTGATGGCCCGCCGCTTCGGCTTCGAGACCAACGGCATCGGCTTCTACCTGTTCGACGACATCGCCGATCCCTCCGCATTCAAGGACGTCTATCGCGAGCAGTTGGATGCCGCACCCTGGGACGACGCCGAGCGGGAGCGTGTGATCGACGAGGTGCTGCTCGCCTACCGCTTCAACACCGAGTTGTTCGAAGACCTCGACCGCGCGCGCATCGCCGCCTGA
- a CDS encoding TetR/AcrR family transcriptional regulator → MKTTTPTSAPTTAPKRPSAARARLIDTATRLFYEEGIHAVGVDRIIDEAAVTRATLYNQFGGKENLVLAYLRNEDEMLRAMFAEAGEAVTDPDQLVDAVIEGIAADIRLRHTRGCPFINAAAEYPDADGAVRRLIDEHREWFRSTLQAVAEQAGLESAADVAASLVLLRDAALVGGYLDGDERVTPAFERTARSVVAAHRPL, encoded by the coding sequence ATGAAGACAACGACTCCCACCTCAGCTCCGACGACGGCTCCGAAGCGGCCCAGCGCAGCCCGCGCGCGGCTGATCGACACCGCCACCAGGCTCTTCTACGAGGAGGGGATCCACGCGGTCGGCGTCGATCGCATCATCGACGAGGCCGCGGTGACCAGGGCGACGCTCTACAACCAGTTCGGCGGCAAGGAGAATCTCGTCCTCGCGTATCTGCGCAACGAAGACGAGATGCTGCGCGCGATGTTCGCTGAAGCCGGAGAAGCGGTCACGGATCCGGACCAGCTCGTCGACGCCGTGATCGAGGGCATCGCCGCCGACATCCGTCTCCGGCACACGCGCGGCTGCCCGTTCATCAACGCGGCGGCCGAGTACCCGGATGCCGACGGCGCTGTCCGGCGACTCATCGACGAACACCGGGAGTGGTTCCGCTCGACCCTGCAGGCCGTGGCCGAGCAGGCCGGACTCGAGAGTGCCGCCGATGTCGCGGCATCCCTCGTGCTGCTGCGCGACGCTGCGCTCGTCGGCGGGTACCTCGACGGAGACGAGCGGGTCACGCCGGCGTTCGAGCGCACCGCCCGCTCGGTGGTCGCGGCCCATCGCCCGCTCTGA